From the genome of Sulfitobacter sp. DSM 110093, one region includes:
- the gcvH gene encoding glycine cleavage system protein GcvH — translation MKFTEEHEWLRVEGDEVVVGITTHAAEQLGDVVFVELPDEGTTVSKDDEVVVIESVKAASDILAPIDGEITEVNSTLTDNPSMVNDDPQGEAWFFKMKVSDASQMDDFMDEAAYQKFIG, via the coding sequence ATGAAATTTACCGAAGAACATGAATGGCTGCGCGTCGAGGGTGACGAAGTGGTCGTAGGCATCACCACTCATGCCGCCGAGCAGCTTGGCGACGTGGTATTCGTGGAGCTGCCCGACGAAGGCACCACCGTCAGCAAGGATGACGAGGTTGTGGTGATCGAATCTGTCAAGGCGGCGTCGGATATCCTCGCCCCTATCGATGGTGAAATCACCGAGGTGAACAGCACGCTCACGGACAACCCTAGCATGGTCAACGACGACCCGCAGGGCGAGGCGTGGTTCTTCAAGATGAAGGTCTCTGACGCGAGCCAAATGGACGACTTCATGGACGAAGCGGCCTACCAGAAATTCATCGGCTAA
- a CDS encoding 2-isopropylmalate synthase, with protein MLHRSLPLCLIALLATPLAAQDGQVLTKEYDDGGIYEGTFQGGLQHGTGTYKLPNGYEYSGEWVEGEIKGEGVARFPNGSVYEGNFAKGKPEGLGKITFADGGTYEGEWEAGAIMGQGVAIYANGVRYEGAFRNAKHHGKGVMQSPGGYEYKGDWVDGVKQGVGTITYPDGAVYEGEIEGGKRSGEGTLTMPDGLVYVGLWKDGQIDGTGTLTQPNGDIYEGTLVAGRREGKGKVTYENGDTYEGDFKDDRRDGQGTFTGTDGYVYTGSWVAGQIEGEGQVTYPDGSVYVGTFRNDLADGMGKITYPDGSTYEGAWLAGVIEGEGIATYTNGVVYEGEFKDARNHGQGVMTYADGYRYEGGWQDGQRHGQGKATYPDGTVYEGAFADGQRHGQGKITMASGFVYEGDWTEGEIEGQGVATYANGDVYEGTFKAGKRQGNGTMRYASGEEASGDWENGALSDGTSEEPSADAQVTEPAAEAVPADDAPEESAEDESTAVTPAQNATAADGG; from the coding sequence ATGTTGCACCGCAGCCTGCCCCTCTGTCTGATCGCTCTTCTGGCCACACCGCTTGCGGCGCAGGACGGGCAGGTGCTGACCAAGGAATATGACGACGGCGGCATTTATGAGGGCACGTTTCAAGGCGGCCTTCAGCATGGCACCGGCACCTATAAGCTGCCCAACGGCTATGAATATTCCGGCGAATGGGTTGAAGGCGAGATCAAGGGCGAAGGCGTCGCGCGCTTCCCCAATGGGTCGGTCTATGAGGGTAACTTTGCCAAGGGCAAACCCGAAGGTCTGGGCAAGATCACCTTTGCCGATGGCGGCACCTATGAGGGCGAGTGGGAAGCGGGCGCGATCATGGGGCAAGGCGTGGCGATCTACGCCAATGGCGTGCGCTATGAGGGCGCGTTCCGCAATGCCAAACACCACGGCAAGGGCGTGATGCAAAGCCCCGGTGGCTATGAATACAAAGGCGATTGGGTCGATGGCGTCAAACAGGGCGTCGGCACGATCACCTACCCCGATGGCGCGGTCTATGAAGGCGAGATCGAAGGCGGCAAGCGCAGTGGCGAGGGCACGCTGACCATGCCCGACGGGTTGGTCTATGTGGGCCTGTGGAAAGACGGCCAGATCGACGGGACCGGGACGCTGACCCAGCCCAACGGCGATATCTACGAAGGCACGCTGGTCGCGGGCCGCCGTGAGGGCAAGGGCAAGGTCACCTATGAAAACGGCGACACCTATGAAGGCGACTTTAAGGATGACCGCCGCGATGGGCAGGGCACCTTCACCGGCACCGATGGCTATGTCTACACCGGCTCTTGGGTCGCTGGGCAGATCGAGGGGGAGGGTCAAGTGACCTATCCCGACGGATCGGTTTACGTTGGCACCTTCCGCAATGATTTGGCCGATGGCATGGGCAAGATCACCTATCCCGATGGATCGACCTATGAAGGCGCTTGGCTGGCAGGCGTGATCGAAGGCGAAGGCATCGCGACCTATACCAACGGCGTGGTCTATGAGGGCGAATTCAAAGACGCCCGCAACCATGGCCAAGGGGTGATGACCTATGCCGACGGCTACCGCTATGAGGGGGGCTGGCAGGACGGTCAGCGCCATGGTCAGGGCAAGGCGACTTATCCCGATGGCACTGTCTATGAGGGCGCATTCGCCGACGGCCAGCGCCACGGTCAGGGCAAGATCACTATGGCCAGCGGCTTTGTCTACGAAGGCGATTGGACCGAGGGCGAGATCGAAGGGCAGGGCGTGGCGACCTATGCCAATGGCGATGTCTATGAAGGCACCTTTAAAGCAGGCAAACGGCAGGGCAACGGCACCATGCGCTATGCCAGCGGTGAAGAAGCCTCGGGCGATTGGGAGAACGGCGCGTTGAGCGATGGTACGTCCGAAGAACCGTCGGCAGATGCGCAAGTCACTGAGCCTGCTGCCGAGGCCGTGCCAGCGGATGACGCGCCGGAAGAGAGTGCAGAAGATGAGAGCACAGCGGTCACCCCAGCCCAAAACGCAACAGCAGCAGACGGCGGCTGA
- a CDS encoding gamma-glutamylcyclotransferase family protein, with the protein MTPYFFGYGSLVNRNTHAYPDARPARLDGWRRKWVRAEGRDIVYLSVVQDQSTRIDGLIAAVPGADWAALDQREYSYERHASGGAVIHDMVPAPDIAHYAIPLEIAVDHGDHVILLSYLDVVVQGFLREFGTDGATRFFDTTEGWDTPILDDRAAPLYPRHQTLTPEETAVVDHHIDRLSLQVKSRDEVPFTKKNF; encoded by the coding sequence ATGACCCCCTATTTTTTCGGCTACGGCAGCCTCGTGAATCGCAATACCCACGCCTACCCCGATGCCCGGCCTGCCCGGCTTGACGGCTGGCGGCGCAAATGGGTCCGCGCCGAAGGGCGCGACATCGTCTACCTCTCCGTGGTGCAAGATCAAAGCACCCGGATCGACGGTCTCATCGCCGCCGTGCCGGGCGCGGATTGGGCGGCGCTGGACCAGCGTGAATACAGCTACGAACGCCACGCCTCAGGCGGTGCCGTGATCCATGATATGGTCCCTGCACCCGACATCGCCCATTACGCCATCCCGCTGGAAATCGCGGTCGACCACGGCGATCACGTCATCCTGCTAAGCTATCTTGATGTTGTGGTCCAAGGCTTCCTACGCGAGTTCGGCACCGATGGCGCCACGCGCTTCTTTGACACCACCGAAGGCTGGGACACGCCCATTCTGGACGACCGCGCAGCGCCCCTCTACCCGCGCCACCAGACCCTAACGCCAGAAGAAACGGCCGTCGTCGATCACCACATCGACCGCTTGTCGCTACAGGTGAAATCGCGCGACGAAGTCCCCTTCACAAAGAAGAACTTCTAA
- the gcvT gene encoding glycine cleavage system aminomethyltransferase GcvT has product MSDLKQTALHDLHVELGAKMVPFAGYSMPVQYPLGVMKEHLHTRAAAGLFDVSHMGQVALRAKSGSYEDVGLAMETLVPVDVLGLGEMRQRYAMFTDATGGILDDLMLANLGDHLFVVVNAGCKDDDIALMKSALSETCEIEVLNDRALLALQGPQAEAALARLQPAVADMKFMDVAQGVDIDGIKVTISRSGYTGEDGYEISVANDDAEALARKLLALKEVEPIGLGARDSLRLEGGLCLYGHDIDTTTTPVEAALNWAIQKVRRNDGERAGGFPGAGVILQQLADGAPRKRVGLLPEGRAPMREGVAIFDAAEGGNEVGTVTSGGFGPTVGGPVAMGYVTAEHAKVDTPLWGEVRGKRLPLTVTKMPFVAANFKR; this is encoded by the coding sequence ATGAGCGATCTCAAGCAGACGGCATTGCATGATTTGCATGTGGAACTAGGGGCCAAGATGGTGCCCTTTGCGGGCTATTCGATGCCCGTGCAATACCCCCTTGGTGTGATGAAGGAGCATCTGCACACCCGCGCCGCCGCCGGGCTGTTTGATGTGAGCCACATGGGGCAGGTCGCGCTGCGGGCCAAATCTGGCAGCTATGAAGATGTGGGCTTGGCGATGGAGACGCTGGTGCCGGTCGATGTGCTGGGCTTGGGCGAAATGCGCCAGCGCTATGCGATGTTCACGGATGCCACCGGCGGTATTTTGGACGATCTGATGTTGGCCAATCTGGGCGATCATCTTTTTGTCGTGGTCAATGCGGGTTGCAAGGATGACGATATTGCGTTGATGAAATCAGCGCTTTCAGAGACCTGCGAGATTGAGGTGTTGAATGACCGTGCGTTGCTGGCTCTGCAAGGGCCGCAAGCCGAGGCCGCGCTGGCGCGGTTGCAGCCCGCTGTCGCCGATATGAAATTTATGGATGTGGCGCAGGGCGTCGACATTGACGGGATCAAGGTCACGATTTCCCGTTCGGGTTATACCGGCGAAGATGGCTATGAAATCTCGGTTGCCAATGATGACGCGGAGGCGCTGGCGCGTAAGCTGTTGGCGCTGAAGGAGGTCGAGCCTATCGGTCTGGGCGCGCGTGACAGTCTGCGGTTGGAAGGCGGGTTGTGCCTCTATGGGCATGACATCGACACCACGACTACGCCTGTTGAGGCGGCGTTGAACTGGGCAATTCAGAAGGTGCGCCGCAATGATGGTGAGCGCGCGGGCGGTTTCCCGGGTGCGGGTGTGATTTTGCAACAGCTCGCTGACGGTGCGCCCCGCAAACGCGTGGGGCTGCTGCCCGAAGGTCGGGCGCCGATGCGCGAAGGTGTGGCGATTTTCGATGCTGCCGAGGGCGGCAATGAGGTTGGCACGGTGACCTCTGGCGGCTTTGGTCCGACGGTTGGCGGGCCGGTTGCCATGGGCTATGTCACTGCCGAGCATGCGAAGGTCGACACGCCGCTTTGGGGCGAGGTACGCGGCAAGCGCTTGCCATTGACTGTCACGAAAATGCCGTTCGTTGCGGCGAACTTCAAACGCTGA
- a CDS encoding nitrilase-related carbon-nitrogen hydrolase — protein sequence MTDRFRLTLGQLNPTVGDLSGNAALARKTWEAGRDAGAQMVALPELFLTGHDAERLHHNPAFQRDVLAHLKTLAEHCADGPALALGAPWVEGTQVYNAYLILQDGKIAQRVLQHSLAPRSHFDAGPISGPYVVDGLRIGSPIGADGWESDVAETQAETGAEFLLIPNAAPHLRGAMDRRLNHMVARVIETELPLIYLNMTGGQEEQVFDGASFALNPGGRLALQLPAFDDAIAHVDLERGTDGWKIAAGTLAPQPEAPERDYRAMVVGLRDHVAKTGATQVFIEQAEGNDAALATAIALDALGPENVRRIAIPEEGRVHSALHDNLAALGAEVSTDAFAPRLRGMMLHVLADDAGALLITPQNKTVATMGAAPVPRGDFNPVKDLYQTEVQALCHWRNETHRDWMQGPADAALPVLKLIPKDSALDGILRILLDDNGSVHDCVAAGYEGQTAEEVAAQIATRPSQNNRSAPGPRLTAVRAPFWKA from the coding sequence ATGACAGACCGCTTTCGCCTCACCCTTGGGCAATTAAACCCGACTGTCGGTGATTTGTCGGGAAATGCGGCACTGGCACGCAAAACGTGGGAAGCTGGCCGCGACGCAGGTGCGCAGATGGTCGCTCTGCCTGAGTTGTTCCTGACCGGGCATGATGCCGAAAGGCTGCATCACAACCCTGCCTTTCAACGTGATGTACTGGCTCATTTGAAAACGCTTGCCGAGCACTGCGCAGATGGCCCTGCACTGGCACTCGGCGCACCGTGGGTCGAGGGCACGCAGGTCTATAACGCCTACCTGATTTTGCAGGACGGCAAGATCGCCCAGCGGGTGCTTCAACACAGCCTCGCGCCACGCTCTCACTTCGACGCTGGCCCGATCAGCGGCCCCTATGTGGTGGACGGGCTGCGCATCGGCTCTCCTATCGGCGCGGATGGCTGGGAAAGCGATGTGGCCGAAACACAGGCCGAGACCGGGGCCGAGTTCCTTTTGATCCCAAATGCCGCACCCCATCTACGCGGTGCGATGGACCGGCGGCTAAACCATATGGTCGCGCGGGTGATTGAGACTGAGCTGCCGCTGATCTACCTCAATATGACCGGCGGACAGGAAGAGCAGGTGTTTGATGGTGCTTCATTCGCGCTGAACCCCGGCGGCAGGCTGGCGCTGCAACTGCCCGCATTCGACGACGCCATCGCCCATGTCGACTTAGAGCGTGGGACGGACGGCTGGAAAATCGCGGCAGGCACTCTCGCGCCTCAACCAGAAGCGCCTGAACGAGACTACCGCGCGATGGTCGTGGGCCTGCGGGACCATGTTGCGAAAACGGGCGCCACTCAGGTGTTTATCGAACAGGCCGAAGGGAATGATGCCGCGCTGGCAACGGCCATTGCGCTGGATGCTTTGGGGCCAGAGAATGTTCGCCGGATTGCGATCCCTGAGGAGGGGCGCGTGCATTCCGCGCTGCACGACAATCTGGCCGCGCTTGGGGCAGAGGTAAGCACAGATGCTTTCGCGCCCCGCCTACGCGGTATGATGCTGCACGTCTTGGCGGATGATGCCGGGGCACTGTTGATCACTCCACAGAATAAGACCGTCGCAACGATGGGGGCCGCGCCGGTCCCGAGGGGCGATTTCAATCCTGTCAAAGACCTATACCAGACCGAGGTTCAGGCGCTTTGTCACTGGCGCAATGAGACCCACCGCGATTGGATGCAAGGGCCCGCAGATGCAGCACTGCCTGTGTTGAAGCTCATCCCAAAAGATAGCGCTTTGGACGGCATCCTGCGGATTCTTTTGGATGATAACGGCAGCGTACATGATTGCGTGGCGGCCGGTTACGAAGGGCAGACCGCAGAAGAGGTCGCAGCGCAAATTGCCACCCGTCCGTCACAGAATAACCGGTCCGCCCCCGGCCCCCGGCTCACGGCAGTGCGTGCGCCCTTTTGGAAAGCCTAG
- the gltX gene encoding glutamate--tRNA ligase — protein sequence MSNPTVTRFAPSPTGYIHVGNLRTALMNYLIARKAGGTFILRIDDTDPERSREEYVDGIKQDLEWLGLEWDRVERQSERLDRYHAAAEDLREKGRFYEAFETPTELDLKRKKQLNMGKPPVYDRAALNLSDDEKAALRAERGDGVWRFKLDHQRIEWDDGILGDISIDAASVSDPVLIRGDGQILYTLASVVDDTEMGVTHVVRGSDHVTNTATQIQIMQALGNGAVPSFAHHSLLTGPQGEALSKRLGTLALRDLREQGVQPFALLSLMARLGSSDPVELRTDMAELIEGFDINRFGSAPTKFDVQDLFPLTGRYLQQLPLEAVKGDIIALGVPEDKAAQFWAVTRENISTLKDLGPWWAMFRDGAEPVIAEEDREFVAQAMLLLPEMPFDEHTWSNWTAAVKEATGRKGRGLFRPLRLALTGQEHGPEMAQVLPLLQTVKARG from the coding sequence ATGTCCAACCCCACCGTCACCCGTTTCGCCCCGTCCCCCACTGGCTATATCCACGTGGGCAACCTGCGCACCGCGCTGATGAACTACCTCATCGCGCGCAAGGCAGGCGGCACTTTTATCCTGCGCATTGACGACACCGATCCCGAGCGCAGCCGCGAAGAGTATGTCGACGGCATCAAGCAAGACCTTGAGTGGCTGGGGCTGGAATGGGACCGGGTCGAGCGCCAGTCCGAACGGTTGGACCGCTACCACGCCGCCGCCGAGGACCTGCGCGAAAAGGGCCGTTTCTACGAGGCGTTCGAGACGCCGACAGAGCTGGACCTCAAGCGCAAGAAACAGCTCAACATGGGCAAGCCGCCGGTCTATGACCGCGCCGCGCTGAACCTCTCCGACGATGAGAAAGCCGCGCTGCGCGCCGAGCGTGGCGATGGTGTTTGGCGGTTCAAGCTCGATCACCAGCGGATCGAATGGGATGACGGTATCTTGGGCGATATCTCAATCGACGCGGCTTCGGTTAGTGACCCCGTACTGATCCGTGGCGATGGGCAGATCCTTTATACCTTGGCGAGCGTCGTGGACGACACCGAGATGGGCGTGACCCATGTGGTGCGCGGGTCGGACCATGTGACCAACACCGCGACCCAGATCCAGATCATGCAGGCGCTCGGCAATGGGGCGGTGCCCTCGTTCGCGCACCACTCGCTGCTCACCGGCCCGCAGGGCGAGGCGCTGAGCAAACGCCTTGGCACGCTGGCCCTGCGTGATCTGCGCGAGCAGGGGGTTCAGCCCTTTGCGCTGTTGAGCCTGATGGCGCGGTTGGGGTCCTCTGATCCGGTGGAGCTGCGCACGGATATGGCGGAGTTGATCGAGGGTTTCGACATCAACCGCTTCGGCTCGGCGCCGACCAAGTTTGATGTGCAGGATCTGTTCCCGCTGACCGGGCGCTACCTGCAGCAACTGCCGCTTGAGGCCGTGAAAGGCGACATCATCGCCCTTGGCGTGCCGGAAGACAAAGCCGCGCAGTTCTGGGCGGTCACGCGCGAGAATATCTCGACGCTGAAGGATTTGGGTCCGTGGTGGGCCATGTTCCGCGACGGGGCCGAGCCGGTGATTGCCGAGGAAGACCGCGAATTCGTGGCTCAGGCCATGCTGCTGCTGCCGGAGATGCCCTTTGACGAGCACACGTGGTCAAACTGGACCGCTGCGGTCAAGGAGGCCACCGGGCGCAAGGGGCGTGGGTTGTTCCGGCCCCTGCGTTTGGCGCTGACGGGGCAGGAACACGGGCCAGAGATGGCGCAGGTTCTACCGTTGCTCCAGACCGTCAAAGCACGCGGCTGA
- the gcvP gene encoding aminomethyl-transferring glycine dehydrogenase, whose amino-acid sequence MSFKPTEYLPYDFANRRHIGPSPSEMSQMLDTVGAESLDALIDDTLPKAIRAKEPLDFGKAMSEREVLEHMRTIAGKNKVLTSLIGQGYHGTVTPPAIQRNILENPAWYTAYTPYQPEISQGRLEALLNFQTMISDLTGLEIANASLLDEATACAEAMTMAQRVSKSKATGFFIDRDCHPQNIAVMKTRAEPLGIEIIVGDPDKMEANKVFGAIFQYPGTYGHVRDFSDHMTALHNAKAIGIVTADPLALTLLKEPGAMGADIAVGSTQRFGVPEGYGGPHAAYMACKDAMKRAMPGRIVGVSIDAHGNRAYRLSLQTREQHIRREKATSNVCTAQALLAVMASMYAVFHGPEGLKAIAQRIHRKTVRLAKGLEAAGFDVQPESYFDTVTVEVGPLQAAVMKSAVDEGINLRRVGGTKVGITLDERTRPDTIEAVWRAFGIRQADDDFTPEYRLPDAMVRTSDYLTHPIFHMNRAETEMMRYMRRLADRDLALDRAMIPLGSCTMKLNSAAEMMPVTWREFSLIHPFVPADQALGYQEMIDDLSDKLCEITGYDAISMQPNSGAQGEYAGLLTIAAYHREQGQGHRNICLIPMSAHGTNPASAQMVGWKVVVIKTAANGDIDLDDFRAKAEQHSENLAGCMITYPSTHGVFEETVHEVTKITHDHGGQVYIDGANMNAMVGLSRPGDLGGDVSHLNLHKTFCIPHGGGGPGMGPIGVKSHLIPHLPGHPNDEGAAVSAAPYGSPSLLPISWSYCLMMGGDGLTQATRAAILNANYIAKRLEGAYDVLYKGPSGRVAHECIIDVRPYEETAGITNEDVAKRLVDCGFHAPTMSWPVAGTLMVEPTESETKAELDRFCDAMLAIREEIREIEEGRMDRANNPLKNAPHTVEDLVVEWGDRPYSREQGCFPPGAFRVDKYWPPVNRVDNVHGDRNLICTCPPLEDYAEAAE is encoded by the coding sequence ATGAGCTTTAAGCCGACCGAATATTTGCCCTATGATTTCGCCAACCGGCGTCATATCGGCCCGTCCCCTTCCGAAATGTCGCAGATGCTCGACACCGTAGGCGCCGAAAGCCTTGATGCGTTGATCGACGACACGCTGCCCAAGGCAATCCGCGCCAAAGAGCCGCTTGATTTCGGCAAGGCGATGAGCGAGCGCGAAGTGTTGGAGCATATGCGCACGATTGCTGGCAAGAACAAGGTGCTCACCAGCCTCATCGGGCAGGGCTATCACGGCACCGTCACGCCGCCTGCGATCCAGCGGAATATTCTTGAGAACCCCGCGTGGTACACCGCCTACACGCCCTATCAGCCCGAAATTTCTCAAGGCCGTTTGGAAGCGCTGTTGAACTTCCAAACGATGATCAGCGACCTGACCGGTCTTGAGATCGCCAACGCCTCGTTGCTGGACGAAGCGACAGCCTGTGCCGAAGCGATGACCATGGCGCAGCGCGTGTCGAAATCCAAAGCCACGGGCTTCTTTATCGACCGCGATTGCCATCCACAGAACATCGCCGTGATGAAAACGCGCGCCGAGCCTTTGGGCATCGAAATTATCGTCGGCGATCCCGACAAGATGGAAGCCAACAAGGTCTTTGGCGCGATCTTCCAATACCCCGGCACCTATGGCCATGTGCGCGACTTTAGCGATCATATGACCGCGCTGCATAACGCCAAGGCCATCGGCATCGTTACCGCCGATCCGCTGGCGCTGACGCTGTTGAAAGAGCCGGGCGCGATGGGGGCAGATATTGCTGTTGGTTCGACCCAGCGGTTTGGCGTGCCCGAAGGTTATGGCGGCCCGCACGCGGCGTATATGGCCTGCAAAGACGCGATGAAGCGCGCCATGCCGGGGCGGATCGTCGGCGTGTCGATCGACGCGCACGGCAACCGCGCTTACCGCCTATCCCTGCAAACCCGCGAGCAGCACATCCGGCGTGAGAAGGCGACCTCGAACGTTTGCACCGCGCAGGCGCTGCTGGCGGTGATGGCGTCGATGTATGCCGTGTTCCACGGGCCGGAAGGCTTGAAGGCCATCGCACAGCGCATCCACCGCAAGACAGTGCGTCTGGCGAAGGGCCTGGAGGCCGCGGGCTTTGACGTGCAGCCCGAGAGCTATTTCGACACGGTCACCGTTGAGGTCGGCCCCTTGCAGGCCGCGGTGATGAAATCCGCCGTGGACGAAGGCATCAACCTGCGCCGTGTGGGCGGGACCAAGGTTGGCATCACACTGGACGAGCGCACCCGTCCCGACACCATCGAAGCGGTCTGGCGTGCCTTTGGCATTCGTCAGGCGGATGACGATTTTACGCCTGAGTACCGCCTGCCCGATGCGATGGTCCGCACGAGCGACTACCTCACGCACCCGATTTTCCACATGAACCGGGCCGAGACCGAGATGATGCGCTACATGCGCCGCCTTGCGGACCGTGATCTGGCGCTTGACCGGGCGATGATCCCGCTGGGGTCTTGCACGATGAAGCTGAACTCGGCGGCTGAGATGATGCCGGTGACGTGGCGTGAATTCTCGCTGATCCATCCCTTCGTGCCCGCCGATCAGGCGCTTGGCTATCAGGAAATGATCGACGATCTGTCGGACAAGCTGTGCGAGATAACCGGCTATGACGCGATCTCGATGCAGCCGAACTCGGGGGCGCAGGGCGAATATGCGGGGCTTTTGACCATCGCTGCGTATCACCGTGAGCAGGGACAAGGGCACCGGAACATTTGCCTTATTCCGATGAGCGCCCATGGCACCAACCCGGCTTCCGCGCAGATGGTGGGCTGGAAGGTCGTGGTCATCAAGACCGCCGCCAATGGTGACATCGATCTTGACGATTTCCGCGCCAAGGCCGAGCAGCACAGCGAAAACCTCGCCGGTTGCATGATCACCTACCCGTCGACCCACGGCGTGTTCGAGGAAACCGTGCATGAGGTGACCAAGATCACCCATGACCACGGCGGCCAAGTCTATATCGACGGCGCCAATATGAACGCGATGGTGGGCCTGTCGCGCCCCGGCGATCTGGGCGGCGACGTGAGCCACCTGAACCTGCACAAGACCTTCTGCATCCCGCATGGCGGCGGCGGCCCCGGCATGGGGCCCATTGGTGTGAAGTCGCACCTGATCCCGCATCTGCCGGGTCATCCGAATGACGAGGGCGCGGCTGTTTCGGCGGCACCTTATGGTTCGCCTTCCTTGCTGCCGATCTCTTGGTCCTACTGCCTCATGATGGGCGGGGACGGGCTGACACAGGCGACCCGCGCGGCGATCCTCAACGCCAACTACATCGCCAAGCGGCTCGAAGGGGCCTATGACGTGCTCTATAAAGGGCCGAGCGGTCGGGTGGCGCATGAGTGCATCATCGACGTGCGCCCCTATGAGGAAACGGCGGGCATCACCAACGAAGATGTCGCCAAGCGGCTGGTTGACTGCGGCTTCCACGCGCCGACAATGTCATGGCCTGTCGCGGGCACGCTGATGGTGGAACCGACGGAGTCGGAGACCAAGGCCGAGCTTGACCGCTTCTGCGATGCGATGTTGGCGATCCGCGAAGAAATTCGCGAGATCGAAGAGGGCCGCATGGACCGCGCCAACAACCCGCTCAAGAACGCGCCGCATACGGTCGAAGATCTGGTGGTGGAATGGGGCGACCGGCCCTACAGCCGTGAGCAGGGCTGCTTCCCTCCCGGTGCCTTCCGCGTCGACAAATACTGGCCGCCGGTCAACCGCGTCGACAACGTGCATGGCGACCGCAACCTGATCTGCACCTGCCCACCGTTAGAAGACTACGCCGAAGCGGCTGAGTAA
- a CDS encoding antibiotic biosynthesis monooxygenase — protein MIAVIFEVFPHPDRRAEYLDIAAKMRPLLEEVDGFISVERFQSLANPEKLLSLSFFRDEEAVQNWRKLTAHRGAQAAGRAGIFTDYHLRIAHVIRDYGMFDRTEAPQDSQDIHPPRPTPEG, from the coding sequence ATGATCGCCGTCATTTTCGAAGTCTTCCCCCACCCCGACCGCCGTGCGGAATACCTCGATATTGCGGCCAAGATGCGCCCTCTCTTGGAGGAGGTCGACGGCTTTATCTCTGTCGAGCGTTTCCAGAGCCTGGCCAACCCCGAAAAGCTGCTGTCGCTTTCGTTCTTTCGTGATGAAGAGGCAGTGCAGAACTGGCGCAAGCTGACCGCGCATCGCGGCGCGCAGGCGGCAGGGCGCGCGGGGATCTTTACCGACTATCACCTGCGCATTGCCCATGTGATCCGTGACTATGGCATGTTCGACCGCACCGAGGCGCCACAGGACAGTCAAGATATCCATCCGCCACGGCCCACTCCCGAAGGCTGA